The window TGTGTCTGTATGGACTTTAAAATAAGCAAATTAAGATGATCATTAATAAATAGACTATAATTACAGCTATAGTCTGGAAAGAAACTcatctgcaagaacaaaaactAATACTTAGTGACAGAGCATTTGTTGAATTTGCTGAAATGATGAGAAGTACCAGTAATCAATTTACTGTAACTAGTATTCTAATAAGTAACTTATTACAGAATTCTGAGCTCATTTAATGAAATTACAATACAAACAATGCTTGTTTTTGACCATTTGTACAACAGGATTTTATTATGTATGCatattatgtatttatgtttcaATATGTAATAAATAAGGATTACGTATTGAAACtaggtgtttgttgtttgtctgcaaAGTAATCGGTCAACATTCCTGGAAATGgaatttatttgctttcttcccGAGAGCTGGATGTTACCTTTGGACGGAGCTAGGTCGGCTGTTTTCCCTTGCTCTCAGTCTTTATGTCAAGCTACATTAGccagctgctggtggtagcCTCATATTGACCTAACAAACATGTGAGTGGTATCAGTGTCTCGTTTGAcacttggcaagaaagcaaataagcaaatttcccaaaatgtcacattaCTCCTTTAAAAATACGTACAGCTTCAATTTTGGAAGGTCGTTAACCTTTGACAATTTTCATTTGCTCAGGCTGCGTCTCGCTTCCTTTGATAGCCGTGGAAAACTGGTCTGCAGTCGCTCAACAGGTTACCAGCTTCTCACGCTTGAGAAAGACCAGGTCAGTGCACTCTGTTCACCCGTAGATATAGCTGGCTCACTTGCCATGCCGTCACCTTGtacaaaatgctgtttttgacTTGCTAATTGTTCCTCTTTTCCCTTTGACGACTCAGGAGTATGTGGTGATGAACCTGGACAGCCGGTTGTTGTCATTCCCCCTCTACGTGTGCTGTAACTTCCTGTATACGTCGCCTCAGTCGGACCACCGCCCGGACTCCTCAGACCAAGAAAGCACTGCTCACAGCGTGTCTTGATGCCCTGTGGCACACCCAGCTGCCATTATCTGCGACTATTCCTCTGGTAATGCTGAGACACTGACACAAGCTTGTATGTACAATCCACCGACACATTAAACATCACCTGACATTGGACATATCATCTGCATGTTATGTAACTCAGTGGATTATGGGAACATCATGAGGGAACAGGACTGGAGGGTGAAACTGGACCTTTGCTGGCTTGTATGGGAAGTTTCAGGTCTGTTCGTTCTGATCATACAACAGACTTTGGGGTGATGGTCGGAGGTGTGGCTGTAGCTCCGATGATTGGTGCACTCGAAAACACAGTGCTGTTTTTACGATgcacatgttttccttttgatttCTAATCGGCACTCAAAACAGCACTCGTCTTGTTTACTGACTTGAATCGATGGCCCGTGAAGGACGCAACAACAACAGAGTGGGACATCCGGTCTACCAACAGTGTCATAAACAATATAGACTAATAAACAGATTTCACGTGGTTAGCCGTGGCTGAATCCAGATGGCAAAGGTACTGTACAATCACTGCCAACACTTAAAACctgtaaaaagaaatgaaatgtaaatgaaagacTGACACGGCATCTCTTccgcctgctgctgtttgattatCGTCATAGCTGCTTCCACATATCACCTCTACTCCGTTTAAGTGGCTCTGTCTGCCGTTACATAAAAAGAAGCTGGAGCGCAGCCGATGGCTACAATCACCAGACATCACTTTgaattgtgaaaaatgaactgatACTTGcagtaaaagcaggattttcagCCTGTGTTTTAACCCTCGTAGGTCCGTGtccatctttgtctttgttggaCATGAATCAGTGCTGTTTTACTCCAGAGCAGCTTCTATGAAGGCTTTCAGGTTGGAAAGTCCACCACCTCTCAGATTATACTCTGTATCAACTTTCAACTTTGTAAAATATACTGCAAATTTCATTTTATAAAACCTGATATGAACAAAAATGCTGCTTCAAGTAATACAAGTAGTCTTGCAAAGCCCGTGTAACCAACCTGAGCATCACTGACACAGTTTAACGATGGACGTCGAGTCACTGACACCAGCTTTGTGATGTTCACAGCGTAATGTTGAAGCTCACAGAAATGATGATACCagctgagatgagatgagaccAGCTACACTGTCCATTTAGTGACATTAAACTGAGTCCACTGTTCCTCTTGTGCAGCTGTTTGACACATTTATAAGGCAGGATATTTAGACGGCTACCATCACCACATTATGAACCTTTGCAATTATGTTGCTGTACACTTGAGTGACTATTTGTTTGGCAATTTTGGAAATCTGTTGTTACCTCATGCTGTTTTGAAAACCAGTAAATGGGTGTTTTTAGCAGACTGATGTGCTGCTAACTCCTTCTGCTCAGTATGACTTGCCTGTATAGCTGTAACTGTAATTAAGTTCAAAGttaaaggtgtttttgtttggcatttatttattttttacttgatttgtatttgtatgGATTTATTTTTGCAAAACAAAGTATGTACACACTTCTCAACAGCCAATAAAACTGCCCAGTCACATGGGCTGTGGTGCTATCACATGACCTCTTTTTCCAGCATAGGTCTTtgccacagctgcagttatttgtgtatttatgcttCTGTAGATATTACAAATTAACTCTTGTTAAATATTGATTGTGTCTTCTGCTACTATTATTATACAGTGTCCTCATTATTTCCTTTCCTCCTGCTGAAGCCCGGTTTCCTATTTAGTGATATTCATTTGGACATACTAAAAGAACATATCTGACAGAGCTGCCCAGCCATTTTTATTCTGTTAATGTCAGTGATCATGTGCTGTATCATCCCACATGAAATGACTGAGCACTCAGACTATGCTCACAGCTCAAAATGATCACCTTTTTGTGGAGATTCCGGTGGATTTCCTCTGTTCAAAACAGCTGATCTTTATTAGGAGTGAAAAAGGTTGGATTAAAACTAGAAGTTTAGCATAAttaagaaaacaggaaacactccTAACACTCATCCACAGATTGGCTGTCGAGTTCTTCAGCTCTAAGACAGGGTTTCCTCAAGACGGGAACTAATTTTTGTAAGAGGTATTTCTGTGAGTGGCTCAAACGTAAGTGTGCAGGTGACAGAATATTCAGTTTTCAGTTGGCTCATCTGCAGGCTCTCTTCTTCTTGAATGTAATTCAGCAGTGATCTTTTTGGAGAGGCTGCTTTTATCACAGTTCTGGCATCTTGGTTTCTCACTTGTTATTCTACATTTAGATGATGTGAAGTACTTAAAACAAGACCTTAGTCTTAAGAGTTCTGTCAGATTATCACACATCCCAGTTAATCCTGTTGGCTTTGCTGTTCTTTCTCAGATTTGCTCTTCTATGTTcctgacattttgatttttattgaatCCATGAATGCATTTCATTCTTCTCAAAGGGCAATTTGACATAATTGCAAACTTTACAAGTCACCAGATTGGTTGCATTGAAATGACTTCACCAGCTGTGAATTAAAACACTGTCCACATTAACAATGACAATATGTTAGATTTGGACCAAGTCAATGGGGCTGTAGCACTTACATCAGGTCTACACTGCGCTTCCTGCGTCATGTATTTGTTCATGTGCAATGTTCCCCTGCACTTACTCAGTGTTGCCTTTCTTGTAACATTATTTGTATATAACTGAATATTCTTTTGCAATCATTAAAATATGTAACAAAAGCATCTCTGGCATTTGTGTTGTCTCAATACTAGCAAGCAGAGCTCATGCTGTTCATATGATGAAGTAATGCAGTTCAAAAAGCAGGTATGTCTATCAGACTTTTAATCCAGATATATAAACATCTCTCATGAGGGGAGGTCAGACAATCAGAACAACTCGCAGTAAGTGACAGAGGGCTCATACTGCAGAGAAACATGCTAAGCTTCACGATAACTTCAAAATTAATTGTGGCTGGGAGCAGTTGAACATAAATGACATTCACAAGTGAATGCAGGAATAGATGCACATCTGAAACGTGATGGAGTACAAGTTTTAAAACTTGATATatgcatatttttttaaaaaacgcACACTTAACAGGTCCCTTCAAAGCTTTTCTGAGCTGCCGTCTTGTTCGCGCACAGTGACATAACACCAGATGATCACTGGATTTTTTTGCTCGTCCCAGATAAACCAGGATCCTAACAGGTCAGATCCTCTCAGCTCCCAGTCTCCACTGTTTGTAGACGACACATGGTACAATAACAAATCTCACAGCGAACAGTTAGAAATCTCCACAACACCAACATTCAGTCAAAGCCTCTAAAACTTGTATCAAATGATCCATAATAAAGTTCACTCTGCCGACCCTTTCGTGGTGTTCCAGCCCTCTATTCCTCTGTTGTAACTGGTCAAACTGGCTGAGCTGACTAACCCTGTGATGCTGTATATTTGCGTCTCCAGCTGCTCATCCCGCCCCTCACTGCTCTATAGAGTCCAAATTCTCTTTGAGCCTTCGGGTCATGCTGGGGATCAGGTTTACGTGGTCATCCACACAGCTGCCCACACAGCGCTCCATCAGCGATCGAACAGCTGGCTCCTTCGCGCCGGAGTCAAACAGATCCTTCGCCTTATCGTTGCAGTGCATCGTGCATCTGGTGAGGCGGTCCTGAGGGGCAAAGAGAACGTGGTTTTACTTACTgaaggcacagagagagaagtagTAGTATCACAGTTTACAAAGTGTGGTGAAACCTGTAATGTGAAAAAACAGGTGGCTGAGCTGAAGCACTGAACGATAAAATTAACAAACTTTTTAATGAGCACATTCTAACGATTGAGTACACTGAAACGAACTGCTTTGCCCATCACTTATTTCCATGTGGGAGTTATGTCTCTGTGTTAGACATGATATGAGCTGTGTGTTATACCTACTGCTGTTGTATCTAACTTGATATGCAGTTTATTGCTTTGATTTCCCTGCTGCAACCCTAAAAGTTATTCCTCATGGGCCCTGAAGTATGGGTTGAACTAAAGAGAACTCAACTGAATTACATCCGCTTTAGTAAACTCCCACTGCGGGTCTGATGCGAGTGAACTAAGCACCTGGTCCCAGACTGTCAGGGGTCAAAGCATGTACCCTGCCACACACTTGCATGTCATGTCCCTCACCTGGAACTTCTCCAGCTCTGAAGTGACCAGTCCCTGAGCTTTGGCCAGAGGAGTGTGACACCTCTCGATGCACTGATGCACCTGAGACATGGAGTCTGAGGGGCGCTCACAACACTCTGCACTGCAGCGGAACATGCGACCCTGCAGCAAGAACACACAGATAACTCATGTGATGGatgaaaactgctgcaaacaTCAGACTGTCAGAAACAAAGCGCTGCATTCACACTTCATGTCTCCACAGATAAGACACCTGCCTGCATTTTACGGATGTGGTCCCTCTCCAGGCTTTGGACCATGTCTTCCACCACGGTCTGCATGCGTGCCTGATGTGCTTCTGCCATTTTTGCTCTCGGCGCTAACTCTTCACTAATATTTACGATGAGTTTAGTTCATAAACCGGGGCGGACACGCTGTACCTGCGGCGTCCACGGCAAAGCTGTCGCCGAGCTGCTTTACTTTACAATTTCTTAATAACTAAGGTCACCTCCATTGAAGCATGGTTCAAGATGTGAAGATGGTTACGTTATTTCCGCTTTACTTCcgcaaatgttaaaaaaaaaaaaatcctcttccGTTTTTTGTCACCTGCcttcaaaatttaaaaaaaagtgataaaatagacacttttttaaaatcattttagcATTATTGGCAATTAACTATTCTCAATATTGATCTATTTTATCGTGAGAGATTACAGACGAGAGATGACAACTTCCGCTCAGCTCATTCAAAGTTCCAAGAGCCCCATTTTCCGCTAATTAACCACCGAGCATGCTTGTCTGCGGACACATCTGCCTTATGATACACATTGGAACCGGAAAAGAGAGTGGAGTAAGCGAGACTAGATAGACCCTTTCCCAATGCACAAATCAATTgacccttcaaaataaaagacctTAAGATCCCGACATTCCACCTTACATCTTCCTGCCATTTTTAGCCATGGTACTCACATTGAATTATATAGTAGTCTTAGCATAATTGGGTATAGGTAGTGTGAATTATAATGTATAAGGTAGGCAGGTTTACACAGAAGCATATAATTGTTACTTTTCATGAGAAAATGTGTATAGACATAGCGAAGCTTTTAGTTTGAAACTCGACCTTAAGCGTACCAGGAAGTGTGTTTCAATATTTGGAGACGTTCACGGTGCTCCAGCGTGAGTCAATCGTCAAACAAGTTTAATAGTTCGTTAGTAATTGTCACTTCTTGTCTCATTGTAGCTTTTGTTAACTGTTCAGTTTAATGTTGAAGTAGACAGGAGGGAATTTTACTGAACTTTCAAGTTATCTTGAAGTGCAACGCCGAAGTTAACACTGTGAAGGCTACTTGTGGACCAAGCTGCAGCGCTCCTGTACTGACTTGAAATAGTGAGTCCACACCGTTCACTGTACCACTGAGCGCTTTCTCTTTATAAAGTTTTAAGACATGGTAGCGGTTGCCTCGGCTGTGTAATACGATATGTTACCATTTCCTTCGTTATTCTCTGCGTGAGTGTAAAACCCCGTGGGTGTAACCTTTGACCAAGACTGATAGCGACTGATGGCTTGAAGTAATTGGCTTGTTTATTCTTCCTATTCAGATGCTCCGTAGTGACAAATGCCCACAATGAATCCACGAACCCTGTCACTGAGGGCTCTGCTGCTCCTGGGCCTCTGGAACACCGGCAGAAGAAGTCTGGCCTCAGCCCCAGAGTTGCAGGAGCAACCCCAAAAGATTGGTAAGCCAGTCCCAGGTCAGGGTGAATGAAAACAAGACATGAGCACATCAGTCCTCCTCTCTAAAACCCCCTCTTCAGGTCACAATGATGCTTCTAAAGTCTGCTTCAGTGGAGGGTAGACAAGCTTTTCTTCCCCAGGATGCTTCAGTTCATGTTATATTTCTTTGGGGAGACCTCACTGTGAACTCAGCCAGATGACAACAACAgcatactgtaaatacacaaaaCTCAGAAATTATACTTTGCATCGTGTTTTGTGGCACATTCGATGTGAGTTAAACGAGGAGGTGGCATTTGCATTCATCCTGCAGTGCCTCCCACAGGGAGGCTCGGCATAGTCATTCAAATCAGTTAGTCAATATGAAAATCGATAATCAGATGGGATGATTTTCTTGGTATTATCCATAAGATCTTAGACACTATGATGATATATTCTTTGATTTAGCTGTATCAGTAACTCAGAAGCATGTAGGTCACGATGATCTTGCTATGAACCAAAACTATGAGGCCTCCTGAAACAGAATTGATCAGGGGACTAATCAATCATGAGAAACAGGGCTGATGACAGGTTTTTTTGGACTGTCCTTGAGACTACAAAAGTGATTTGAAGACATCATCTTGAGTTCTGGAAAAATACGATGGACATTTTATGGGCAACATAAAGAAAGTATAGATTAAAATAACAGTGATCATCTAATCAAAAAATGATAATCTCTTACTCTAGAATGAAAGTACTTATTATTGGTAGCCAGAGAATACAGCGAGGAAGATTTGACAAAAGTTGTTTCAAGTGTCAAATAACATAAAATTGAGGAAAGAAGTTTATTCTGTAAAGGTGCACATGGATCGACAGTATAACCAGTGTTATCAACCAGGTGAACAATTCCAGCTGAGCCTGATGCAAAGTTGGTTTACTCTGTTGTCTCTTCTTTTTTAAAGCTGTGGTCGGAGCGGGCATCGGCGGAGCAGCTGCGGCGTTTTACCTGAGGCAGGAGTTTGGAGGCGCGGTGAAGATCGATGTGTTTGAACCCGGCACTGTTGGCGGGCGACTAGCGACGGTGAAGATTGGAGATCATGAGTATGAGACGGGGGGCTCAGTCATCCATCCGCTGAACCTACACATGAAGCACTTCATTGAAAAATTAGGTAAAATCAACATTTCTTGAGTTAAACAGGCTCAGAACAATGCATGAATAGTTGAAACCACAGATTGCATGCACTCCAGTGAAGCCAGCTATGTTCCCTGTTTGTTTCAGGTATTCCTCCCAGGCACGCCGTCCCCTCTAAAATGGCCATCTTTGATGGAAAGGAGCTCACCTTTGAAGAGAGCGACTGGTTTTTAGTGAATTTCTTTCGCTTGCTCTGGCGTTACGGGTTCAACTTCCTCCGAATGCAGATGTGGGTGGAAAGTATTTTGGACAAATTtatgaggtgaggaggagaaaagcagCTGTCATGGCTCCAAAGTCTAATGTCTTCAGTTGGGTGTCTTACCCGTTGtgtaaatccttttttttttttcacaggatctatcagtatcagcagtatgGTTACTCATTTTCCAGTGCGGAGAGGCTCCTGCACGCCATGGGCGGCGACAGTTTTCTTACCCTGATGAATCAGACCTTGGAGGAAACGATGATGGGTGATGGATTTTCGCAGATCTTCCTCAAC is drawn from Chaetodon trifascialis isolate fChaTrf1 chromosome 20, fChaTrf1.hap1, whole genome shotgun sequence and contains these coding sequences:
- the fam136a gene encoding protein FAM136A gives rise to the protein MAEAHQARMQTVVEDMVQSLERDHIRKMQGRMFRCSAECCERPSDSMSQVHQCIERCHTPLAKAQGLVTSELEKFQDRLTRCTMHCNDKAKDLFDSGAKEPAVRSLMERCVGSCVDDHVNLIPSMTRRLKENLDSIEQ